A single genomic interval of Methylophilales bacterium MBRSF5 harbors:
- a CDS encoding beta-lactamase, with protein sequence MRVTVLGAGSSAGTPVIGCECAVCHSDNPKNKRSRCSSLITMDDGTNILIDTSPDFKMQAMRESIDKIDAVLYTHHHADHCHGMDDLRAYCQKYKKAIPIFANQNTMSELKLKFQYAIREETKFWETPVLHAQVVNQSFNVGSHEVIPLPVIHGRMEILGYRIGCFAYITDVSEIPDSTLELLQGIDTLMLDCLRFEPHFSHYGFKQSLVMAEKINPKRTFLIHMTHDIEYDAVSESLPEHVFLAYDGLKLHINN encoded by the coding sequence ATGAGGGTTACAGTTTTAGGCGCGGGCTCAAGTGCAGGTACACCGGTCATTGGATGTGAGTGTGCAGTATGTCATTCAGATAACCCAAAAAATAAAAGATCAAGATGCTCTTCGCTAATTACTATGGATGATGGCACAAATATCTTAATTGATACTTCTCCAGATTTTAAAATGCAAGCCATGCGAGAATCTATCGATAAGATTGATGCGGTCCTATACACTCATCATCATGCCGACCATTGTCACGGCATGGATGATTTACGAGCGTATTGTCAAAAATATAAAAAAGCCATCCCCATTTTTGCCAATCAAAATACCATGAGTGAACTCAAATTAAAGTTTCAATACGCAATTCGTGAGGAAACTAAGTTTTGGGAAACTCCAGTGTTGCATGCTCAAGTGGTGAATCAATCATTTAATGTTGGAAGTCATGAAGTTATTCCACTCCCTGTGATCCATGGAAGGATGGAGATATTGGGTTATCGAATTGGCTGCTTTGCCTACATTACCGATGTATCCGAAATTCCTGATTCAACACTTGAATTATTACAAGGTATTGATACTTTAATGCTTGATTGTTTGAGGTTTGAGCCCCATTTTTCTCACTATGGTTTTAAGCAAAGTTTGGTTATGGCCGAAAAAATCAACCCAAAACGAACTTTTTTAATTCATATGACTCATGATATAGAGTATGATGCTGTATCTGAAAGCTTACCCGAGCATGTTTTTTTAGCTTACGATGGGTTAAAATTACACATTAATAATTAG
- a CDS encoding DNAase — MYVDSHCHLNFPELRKNLPEILTNMQDNQVTHALCVSVEMDKFPEINELTENYDNLFASIGVHPDYEDIVEPTVDELVNIGSKDKVVAIGETGLDYFRLKGDLEWQRRRFRTHIRAANEANLPLIIHTREAREDTIQILKEELRPGTRGVLHCFTETYEMAMQAIELDFFISFSGIVTFKNAKDLKETATKIPLERMLIETDSPYLAPVPFRGKTNDPSKVIHVAEEISRLKDISVEDVAKMTTSNFFDLFSKCKQS, encoded by the coding sequence ATGTACGTAGATTCACATTGTCATTTAAATTTTCCAGAGTTAAGAAAGAATTTACCGGAGATTCTAACTAACATGCAGGATAATCAAGTTACACATGCTCTTTGTGTCAGTGTGGAAATGGACAAATTTCCTGAAATAAATGAATTGACCGAAAATTATGACAATCTATTCGCCTCTATAGGAGTTCATCCAGACTATGAGGATATTGTTGAGCCAACAGTCGATGAATTAGTGAACATTGGATCAAAAGATAAAGTAGTTGCCATCGGGGAAACAGGACTAGATTATTTTCGCCTGAAAGGAGATCTAGAGTGGCAAAGGAGAAGATTTAGAACTCACATTCGTGCAGCCAATGAGGCAAACCTGCCACTGATTATTCATACTCGAGAAGCTCGCGAAGATACTATTCAAATTTTAAAAGAGGAACTCAGGCCGGGAACTCGAGGAGTACTGCACTGTTTTACTGAAACATATGAGATGGCAATGCAGGCTATTGAGTTGGATTTCTTTATCTCCTTTTCAGGTATTGTGACTTTTAAAAATGCCAAAGATTTAAAAGAAACAGCAACAAAAATACCTTTAGAGCGGATGTTAATTGAGACAGATTCACCATATTTAGCCCCAGTTCCTTTTCGCGGTAAAACCAATGACCCATCCAAAGTAATCCATGTTGCGGAGGAAATTAGCCGACTTAAAGATATCTCAGTGGAAGATGTAGCAAAGATGACTACATCTAATTTTTTTGATCTTTTTTCTAAGTGTAAACAATCGTAA
- the tmk gene encoding thymidylate kinase (catalyzes the reversible phosphoryl transfer from adenosine triphosphate (ATP) to thymidine monophosphate (dTMP) to form thymidine diphosphate (dTDP)): protein MAYFITVEGIDGAGKSTHLEFIQNYLNKKNIQNKLTREPGGTEIGEKLRQLLLHDDMDVGTETMMMFAARHEHLVTVIHPALQSNISIICDRFTDASYAYQQGGKGIDKSFVKSLEELVHPNLTPDLTFLFDLDPDTAHSRISNERNLDKFEKQSSAFFNGVRKVYLELAKAHTRFYVIDSSQTIDQIQQIISKKLDELVK, encoded by the coding sequence ATGGCTTATTTTATTACAGTTGAAGGAATAGACGGTGCAGGAAAATCGACACACCTCGAATTTATTCAAAACTACCTTAATAAAAAAAATATTCAAAATAAACTGACAAGAGAGCCCGGTGGTACTGAAATTGGTGAAAAGTTAAGACAATTACTTTTGCATGATGATATGGATGTTGGTACCGAGACTATGATGATGTTTGCTGCACGACATGAACACCTAGTTACTGTTATTCATCCTGCGCTGCAGTCAAATATATCTATCATCTGTGATCGATTTACTGATGCAAGCTATGCCTATCAGCAAGGAGGGAAGGGTATTGATAAGTCTTTTGTTAAATCACTAGAAGAATTGGTGCATCCAAACCTTACCCCTGACCTTACTTTTTTGTTTGATCTTGACCCAGATACCGCTCATTCTAGAATCTCCAATGAGCGTAACTTAGATAAATTTGAAAAACAATCGTCAGCATTTTTTAATGGGGTGAGAAAAGTCTACCTTGAATTAGCTAAGGCACACACAAGATTTTATGTGATTGATTCATCACAAACCATTGATCAAATACAACAGATTATTTCTAAAAAATTAGATGAGTTAGTCAAATGA